In Lates calcarifer isolate ASB-BC8 linkage group LG21, TLL_Latcal_v3, whole genome shotgun sequence, a single window of DNA contains:
- the LOC108900930 gene encoding uncharacterized protein LOC108900930, whose protein sequence is MSSRNNDVRLFMILIIAPPQTLMLLHSYRPYYSRQAVLNRGAPAVPAPRCSVCESTRLVHSWKERQTCNTLSDFDITTSRTRETRRTALPSPSRENSDMMPRLPGGGGGGTTRRTTGTLLSACLVSACQALRSCGEVQCGDGQQCCPPIVNGNGSATSAVRCCKLPIHIFFDNVGWFTRKLSGILILLLLFAMGYFIQRIICPRPRRHQHHDRSEEPSLFHGHASASQDSLLDRYPEYSLGDFTSPNLPAYDEVKYLPTYEESMQEMHRDRSDDNLLSENERGGQGRVRAAGPRAGDQRRDVLEVTGPQHSPRTSRNSV, encoded by the coding sequence ATGTCTTCACGTAATAATGATGTAAGATTATTCATGATTCTCATCATTGCTCCCCCCCAGACACTGATGTTGCTCCACTCCTATCGCCCATACTACAGCAGACAGGCCGTCCTCAACAGGGGGGCACCTGCTGTCCCGGCTCCGCGCTGCAGTGTCTGCGAGAGCACACGATTAGTGCACAGCTGGAAGGAGAGGCAGACCTGTAACACCTTATCGGACTTTGACATTACAACATCACGCACACGGGAGACGCGGCGGACAGCATTACCCTCTCCATCCCGGGAGAATTCAGACATGATGCCCCGTCTGCctggcggcggcggcggtgggACAACGCGCCGGACCACCGGCACCCTTTTGTCGGCGTGTCTGGTCTCTGCTTGTCAAGCCCTCCGGAGCTGCGGGGAGGTCCAGTGCGGCGACGGCCAGCAGTGCTGTCCGCCCATCGTCAACGGGAACGGCAGTGCCACCTCCGCGGTGCGCTGCTGCAAGCTCCCCATCCACATATTCTTCGACAACGTAGGCTGGTTCACGCGGAAGCTGTCGGGCATCCTGATCCTGTTGCTGCTCTTCGCCATGGGCTACTTCATCCAGCGGATCATCTGCCCGCGGCCCCGCCGGCACCAGCACCACGACCGCAGCGAAGAGCCCTCCCTCTTTCACGGGCACGCATCAGCGTCCCAGGACTCCCTGCTGGACCGGTACCCGGAGTACAGCCTCGGGGACTTCACCTCTCCGAACCTGCCAGCCTATGACGAGGTCAAATATTTGCCCACGTACGAGGAGAGCATGCAGGAGATGCACAGGGACCGATCTGATGATAACTTGCTGTCGGAAAACGAGAGGGGCGGTCAGGGCAGAGTGAGAGCTGCAGGACCGAGGGCTGGAGACCAGAGACGGGATGTCCTGGAGGTGACAGGACCGCAACACAGCCCAAGGACATCTCGAAACTCTGTCTGA
- the si:dkeyp-97b10.3 gene encoding ribosome biogenesis protein bop1 isoform X1 → MVAKMASCGAACHLEDGDGDIPALENKDNLTESDSSSSENAGTSTEESSEEDEEDEEEDEDSEGCAEKNGGEEDAEEADAEDSKNEAVAGPEAEVSNGKDEFRQFRLCCEKCKAIHQSHGNELVTPRRISKGRLQVQLEGEGTYECSVTGLVFEASERVLVRYSVLSWSKFGTVPPGLLEVCGTHL, encoded by the exons ATGGTGGCGAAGATGGCGAGCTGCGGAGCGGCTTGTCACCTGGAGGACGG AGACGGAGATATCCCTgcactggaaaacaaag ATAACCTGACAGaaagtgacagcagcagttcag AGAACGCAGGGACGTCCACTGAGGAGAGctcagaggaggatgaggaggatgaagaggaggatgaggattCTG AAGGCTGTGCTGAGaagaatggaggagaggaag ACGCCGAAGAAGCCGATGCAGAGGACTCTAAAAATG aGGCAGTTGCTGGACCTGAAGCAGAGGTCTCAAATGGGAAAG ATGAGTTCAGGCAGTTCAGATTATGCTGTGAGAAATGCAAAGCCATCCATCAG AGCCATGGCAATGAGCTTGTTACCCCCAGGAGGATCTCCAAGGGACGATTACA GGTCcagctggagggagagggaacGTACGAGTGCTCGGTTACCGGCCTGGTGTTCGAGGCATCGGAGCGGGTTCTCGTCAGATACTCTGTCCTGTCCTGGTCCAAGTTCGGCACAGTTCCTCCGGGACTCCTGGAAGTTTGCGGGACCCATCTTTAA
- the si:dkeyp-97b10.3 gene encoding cyclin-dependent kinase 11B isoform X2 — MVAKMASCGAACHLEDGDGDIPALENKDNLTESDSSSSENAGTSTEESSEEDEEDEEEDEDSGCAEKNGGEEDAEEADAEDSKNEAVAGPEAEVSNGKDEFRQFRLCCEKCKAIHQSHGNELVTPRRISKGRLQVQLEGEGTYECSVTGLVFEASERVLVRYSVLSWSKFGTVPPGLLEVCGTHL; from the exons ATGGTGGCGAAGATGGCGAGCTGCGGAGCGGCTTGTCACCTGGAGGACGG AGACGGAGATATCCCTgcactggaaaacaaag ATAACCTGACAGaaagtgacagcagcagttcag AGAACGCAGGGACGTCCACTGAGGAGAGctcagaggaggatgaggaggatgaagaggaggatgaggattCTG GCTGTGCTGAGaagaatggaggagaggaag ACGCCGAAGAAGCCGATGCAGAGGACTCTAAAAATG aGGCAGTTGCTGGACCTGAAGCAGAGGTCTCAAATGGGAAAG ATGAGTTCAGGCAGTTCAGATTATGCTGTGAGAAATGCAAAGCCATCCATCAG AGCCATGGCAATGAGCTTGTTACCCCCAGGAGGATCTCCAAGGGACGATTACA GGTCcagctggagggagagggaacGTACGAGTGCTCGGTTACCGGCCTGGTGTTCGAGGCATCGGAGCGGGTTCTCGTCAGATACTCTGTCCTGTCCTGGTCCAAGTTCGGCACAGTTCCTCCGGGACTCCTGGAAGTTTGCGGGACCCATCTTTAA
- the il12a gene encoding interleukin-12 subunit alpha, which produces MANFNFYFVSCLLLLTLSWRTSTGVPLHTPDAEKCAQCSEHFKTLLQNIKGLLNNVRSDKVVIGSTAETSLACAPTLTQTSGCMMQRNSSFSESECLRNIMKDLVFYEAAIKSYIKSPLRSPQEEVPPLEQILEIIGSLKKCSLMLNGESNTSEEDVAQMWGTDTFNNRQEMHKIMRGFYVRTITINRAMGYISSGDHRK; this is translated from the exons ATGGCAAACTTTAATTTCT ACTTCGtcagctgtttgctgctgctgaccCTGAGCTGGCGCACATCCACGGGAGTCCCGCTGCACACTCCGGACGCAGAAAAATGCGCACAGTGCTCAGAGCACTTCAAGACTCTCCTGCAGAATATCAAAGGGCTTCTCAACAACGTGA GATCTGATAAGGTGGTGATAGGGAGCACAGCTGAGACATCACTGGCCTGTGCACCCACTCTGACTCAG ACCTCAGGTTGCATGATGCAAAGAAATTCATCCTTCAGTGAG AGTGAATGTTTGAGGAACATCATGAAGGACTTGGTGTTCTATGAGGCTGCTATTAAATCCTACATCAAGTCCCCACTCAGAAGTCCTCAAGAAGAAGTTCCACCTCTGGAACAAATTCTGGAAATAATAGGGAGCCTGAAG AAGTGCTCCCTGATGCTAAATGGAGAGAGCAACACTTCAGAG GAGGATGTTGCCCAGATGTGGGGCACCGACACCTTCAATAACAGACAGGAGATGCATAAGATAATGAGGGGCTTCTATGTCCGAACCATCACCATCAACCGAGCCATGGGCTACATCTCCTCAGGGGACCACAGGAAGTAA
- the si:dkeyp-97b10.3 gene encoding uncharacterized protein si:dkeyp-97b10.3 isoform X3, whose amino-acid sequence MKGYFEAFFEQPPPFKLSLIETDSEETVWSATIREGDCVDNTEKKPRKRTNSRQRSTSPSEDETACKRPRWQDESDGVKTVMSQGQDMSDKQLLQVAKLLGSEWKQVAIYLDLDSSYLDSIREAEKDVTIQKLKMLVEWKRRRQAGQATAYHLWKSVEDLDDLPNEVRQKLQDMMNK is encoded by the exons ATGAAAGGCTACTTTGAAGCTTTTTTTGAGCAGCCTCCTCCTTTTAAATTGTCTCTCATAGAGACAGACTCTGAGGAGACTGTATGGTCCGCCACCATCAGAGAAG GTGACTGTGTGGATAATACAGAAAAGAAGCCCAGGAAAAGGACAAACA GCCGACAGAGGAGCACCAGCCCCTCAGAAGATGAAACAGCCTGTAAAAGACCTCGATGGCAGGATGAGTCAG ATGGAGTAAAGACAGTGATGAGTCAGGGACAGGACATGTCAGACAAGCAGCTATTGCAGGTGGCCAAGCTGCTTGGGAGCGAGTGGAAGCAGGTAGCCATCTACCTGGACTTGGACTCCAGCTACCTGGACAGCATCCGGGAAGCAGAGAAAGACGTGACCATACAGAAGCTGAAGATGCTGGTGGAGTGGAAGAGGAGGCGGCAGGCAGGACAAGCCACGGCGTATCACCTGTGGAAGAGTGTGGAGGATCTGGATGACTTGCCGAACGAGGTCCGTCAGAAACTGCAAG ATATGATGAACAAGTGA